A genome region from Nitrospira sp. includes the following:
- a CDS encoding efflux RND transporter permease subunit, producing MNEIVLIALRRPYTFVVMSILIVLLGTKTVLHMPTDIFPNITIPVTSVVWIYSGLLPQQVEGRITYLFERFLTSTVEGIKYIHSHSYFGSSITNIFLQDGVDVGRAEADIVGIAQNVVKALPPDISPPMVMRLAPSSIPVAMLQISSDRMTPAELYNLVYMRIRPLLVTVPGIVLPHPYGGQDMQVMVNLDQQKLLARQLTPADIHDALMKQYLVLPAGDIKIKSTDWIVMTNASPLKIDHFNDIPIKREGNAFVYLRDVATVQLMGRVQQNAVLVKGKQTVILVAMKSTEASTLDVVDGIKKMIPRAEQISPEGVEITLLDDASTFVKDSISDVLHEMLMAGALVGLIVLLLLGSWRATVIVWTSIPLSILTAIIGLHLLEETVNVMTLGGLALAVGILVDDATVMIENIDRHIEMGKPLEQAIIDAANQIVVPTLVATLCIAIVWLPLFELGGVAGYLFKPMAEAIIIAMLASFILSRTLVPTMAKYMMKSHHVATA from the coding sequence ATGAACGAGATCGTCCTCATCGCGCTGCGCAGGCCATACACCTTCGTGGTCATGTCCATCCTGATCGTACTGTTGGGCACCAAGACGGTGCTCCATATGCCGACCGACATCTTTCCGAATATCACGATTCCTGTCACCTCCGTAGTCTGGATCTACAGCGGCCTGCTGCCGCAGCAGGTGGAAGGGCGCATCACCTATCTGTTCGAACGTTTTTTGACCTCGACGGTGGAAGGCATCAAGTACATCCACAGCCACTCCTACTTCGGCAGCAGCATCACCAATATTTTTCTGCAGGACGGAGTCGACGTGGGCAGGGCCGAAGCGGATATCGTGGGGATCGCGCAGAACGTCGTCAAGGCGCTGCCACCCGACATCTCGCCGCCCATGGTCATGCGCCTCGCCCCCTCGTCCATCCCGGTGGCCATGCTCCAAATCAGCTCCGACCGCATGACGCCCGCGGAGCTCTATAACCTCGTCTACATGCGCATCCGTCCCCTGCTGGTGACCGTACCGGGAATCGTGCTGCCGCACCCCTACGGCGGCCAGGACATGCAGGTCATGGTCAACCTCGACCAGCAAAAATTGCTCGCCCGGCAACTCACTCCGGCGGACATTCACGATGCCCTCATGAAGCAATACCTCGTGCTGCCGGCCGGCGACATCAAAATCAAGTCGACGGACTGGATCGTCATGACCAACGCGTCGCCGCTGAAGATCGATCATTTCAACGATATCCCGATCAAACGGGAAGGCAACGCCTTCGTCTATCTGCGCGACGTCGCCACGGTGCAGCTCATGGGCCGGGTGCAACAAAACGCAGTGCTGGTGAAGGGCAAACAGACCGTCATCCTCGTCGCGATGAAAAGCACCGAGGCCTCGACCCTCGACGTGGTCGATGGGATCAAAAAGATGATCCCGCGCGCCGAGCAAATTTCTCCGGAAGGTGTCGAAATCACGCTGCTCGACGATGCCTCGACCTTTGTGAAGGATTCGATCTCCGACGTGCTGCACGAAATGCTGATGGCCGGTGCCCTGGTCGGTCTCATCGTGCTCCTGCTGCTCGGCTCCTGGCGGGCCACGGTCATCGTCTGGACCTCGATCCCGCTGTCCATCCTGACCGCCATCATCGGCCTGCATCTCCTCGAAGAGACCGTCAATGTGATGACCTTGGGCGGGCTCGCGCTGGCCGTCGGTATTCTGGTCGACGATGCGACCGTGATGATCGAAAATATCGATCGCCATATCGAAATGGGGAAGCCGCTCGAACAGGCCATCATCGATGCCGCCAATCAGATCGTCGTTCCGACGCTCGTCGCGACTCTCTGTATTGCGATCGTCTGGCTTCCGCTCTTCGAACTCGGCGGCGTCGCAGGCTACCTGTTTAAACCCATGGCGGAGGCGATCATCATCGCGATGCTCGCCTCCTTCATCCTCTCGCGCACACTGGTGCCGACCATGGCGAAATATATGATGAAGAGTCACCATGTCGCGACCGCATGA
- a CDS encoding efflux RND transporter periplasmic adaptor subunit, protein MSHLFAGKSLALSTALLCACYLGYRIYESKSNAVVLAEQTLEDAVPTVAVVNPKPGASSESITLPGNIVGWYEAPMYARVTGYVKMWYKDYGDRVKKGDILAEINAPDLDAEYAQAKADLDTERARYRLAEVTAQRWVALRPNHAVSEQSITVQEQNLKAEAAKVRAAEQKVRNIDAFIRFKNIIAPFDGVVTQRNINVGDLVSKEGNLNTPKAITNLFTVADVHMLRLFVSVPESFGPFLQPGLTATVTVPQLPNRHFTAKFLTVARGFDVGTRTAVTVFTIENEDRALWPGSYAQVHLTAPVDRQVFTIPSTALVFQEHGTQVAVVTEDNRVRLHPITVSRLLDSSVEVAEGISASDRIVNNPSAALLDNDKVRVVTPASGYDLLSAEGPDSITTPEAQAPTATADPGSQVAPTPTAHSPQ, encoded by the coding sequence ATGAGCCACTTATTCGCTGGGAAAAGCCTGGCACTCTCAACTGCGCTGTTGTGCGCGTGTTATCTCGGCTATCGAATATACGAATCCAAAAGCAACGCCGTAGTCTTGGCCGAGCAAACGCTCGAAGACGCGGTCCCCACGGTGGCCGTCGTGAATCCCAAGCCGGGGGCCTCAAGCGAGTCGATTACACTCCCCGGCAATATTGTCGGTTGGTACGAAGCACCGATGTACGCACGCGTCACCGGCTACGTAAAGATGTGGTACAAGGACTACGGCGATCGGGTCAAGAAAGGCGACATCCTCGCTGAAATCAATGCGCCGGATCTGGACGCCGAATATGCGCAGGCCAAAGCGGATCTGGACACCGAGCGCGCCAGGTACCGACTCGCCGAAGTCACCGCCCAACGGTGGGTGGCACTACGCCCCAATCACGCCGTCTCCGAGCAGTCGATCACGGTGCAGGAACAAAACCTGAAAGCCGAAGCGGCGAAGGTCAGGGCCGCGGAGCAAAAGGTTCGGAACATCGATGCGTTCATTCGCTTCAAAAACATCATCGCCCCGTTTGACGGCGTGGTCACTCAGCGCAACATCAATGTCGGGGACCTGGTCAGCAAGGAAGGCAACCTCAATACTCCAAAAGCCATCACCAATCTTTTTACGGTGGCCGACGTCCATATGCTGCGCCTCTTCGTCAGCGTACCGGAATCGTTCGGGCCGTTTCTCCAGCCCGGCCTCACGGCCACTGTGACCGTTCCGCAACTGCCGAATCGTCATTTCACCGCCAAGTTTCTGACCGTCGCCCGCGGATTCGATGTGGGCACACGTACGGCCGTGACCGTCTTCACCATTGAAAATGAGGACCGCGCGCTCTGGCCGGGCTCGTATGCTCAGGTGCATCTCACGGCACCGGTCGACAGACAAGTCTTCACGATTCCCTCCACCGCGTTGGTGTTCCAAGAGCACGGCACGCAAGTGGCCGTGGTGACGGAGGACAACCGCGTGCGCTTACACCCCATCACGGTGAGCCGACTCCTCGACAGCTCCGTCGAAGTGGCAGAAGGGATTTCGGCGAGTGACCGTATCGTGAATAATCCGAGCGCCGCATTGCTCGACAACGATAAGGTGCGCGTCGTGACACCGGCGTCCGGTTATGATCTCCTCAGCG
- a CDS encoding efflux RND transporter permease subunit, whose product MSRPHDPTSQTDVAPSRNPFVRFQQGFERGFNRFRERYGLLLEQAIAHRRSFVTISLAIALASLSLFFFLGRDYFPEIRSGIITMHMRAPLGTRIEVSGRIATLVSDSIHELLPGQVENVVSNCGLPVGPHNLAFIPTPTIGSQDCDLTILLKNEKSPVWDYRRTLRKGLRERYPGTEFTFQPSDLTAKILNFGAPAPIDVQINGPDVYPNYEYARKLVGKFREIPGATDVVIQQTMRTPTLMVEGNRTFGLGVNRTLKTMADNLLMTTAGSQQVDQIYWLDPSTGMSYLINVYTPQAQINSVNSLKTIPVESSGDSSSGQSVQLLGNLANLSAEGTPGVVTHGNIMPLFNIYVSAEGRDLGGVLADVEQVAKRMEDELPRGAALEIHGQASLMHDAYFELIFGLLVAIALVYLLIVVNFQSWLDPFIIITALPGALAGIAWALFLTHTRLSEPALTGAIMTMGTATANSILVVSYARERLEEHGDALRAAIEAGTTRFRPVLMTASAMIIGMVPMATGYSANAPLGRAVIGGLLVATLFTLLFVPCIYAMIYSRRMPRQEEHTA is encoded by the coding sequence ATGTCGCGACCGCATGATCCGACGAGTCAGACGGATGTGGCGCCATCACGGAACCCGTTCGTTCGCTTCCAGCAGGGATTCGAACGCGGCTTCAACCGGTTCCGCGAGCGTTATGGCCTGCTGCTCGAGCAGGCCATCGCCCATCGCCGTAGCTTCGTGACCATCTCCCTGGCCATCGCACTGGCCTCGCTGTCGCTCTTCTTCTTTCTCGGGCGCGATTATTTTCCCGAGATCAGGTCGGGGATCATTACGATGCATATGCGGGCGCCGCTCGGCACGCGCATCGAAGTCTCAGGACGCATTGCCACGCTTGTCTCCGACAGCATTCATGAGTTACTGCCGGGCCAGGTCGAAAATGTCGTCAGCAATTGCGGTTTGCCGGTCGGGCCGCACAACCTTGCGTTCATTCCGACGCCGACGATCGGTTCTCAGGATTGTGACCTGACGATCCTCTTGAAGAATGAAAAGTCGCCGGTATGGGATTACCGCCGCACCCTTCGCAAGGGATTACGGGAACGTTATCCGGGAACCGAATTCACGTTTCAGCCGTCTGATCTGACCGCCAAAATTCTCAACTTCGGCGCACCGGCACCGATCGATGTACAAATCAACGGGCCGGACGTCTACCCCAACTACGAATACGCCCGCAAATTAGTGGGCAAGTTTCGCGAGATCCCCGGCGCCACCGACGTGGTGATCCAGCAAACGATGCGCACACCGACCCTCATGGTCGAAGGCAACCGCACGTTCGGACTGGGCGTCAACAGAACCCTGAAGACGATGGCCGACAATCTGCTCATGACCACCGCCGGGAGCCAACAGGTCGACCAGATCTATTGGCTCGATCCCAGTACCGGCATGTCGTATCTGATCAACGTCTATACGCCGCAGGCACAGATCAACAGCGTCAATAGTCTCAAAACCATCCCGGTCGAGTCCTCCGGCGACTCTTCGAGCGGCCAGTCAGTCCAGCTCCTCGGTAATTTAGCCAACCTTTCAGCGGAGGGCACGCCGGGGGTCGTCACGCACGGGAACATCATGCCGCTCTTCAACATCTATGTCTCCGCCGAAGGGCGCGATCTCGGCGGAGTGCTGGCAGATGTCGAACAGGTAGCCAAACGCATGGAAGACGAGTTACCCCGCGGCGCGGCGCTCGAAATCCATGGCCAGGCCTCACTCATGCACGACGCCTACTTCGAGTTGATCTTCGGACTCCTTGTCGCAATCGCGCTGGTCTATCTGCTGATCGTCGTCAACTTCCAATCCTGGCTGGATCCCTTCATCATCATTACGGCATTGCCCGGCGCACTGGCAGGCATCGCGTGGGCTTTGTTCCTCACCCATACGCGACTATCGGAACCCGCGCTGACGGGCGCCATCATGACCATGGGCACGGCGACCGCCAACTCGATTCTTGTCGTCTCCTACGCCCGTGAACGGCTCGAAGAGCACGGCGACGCGTTGCGAGCCGCGATCGAAGCCGGCACCACGCGCTTCCGTCCTGTGCTCATGACCGCTTCAGCTATGATCATCGGAATGGTCCCCATGGCGACGGGGTATTCTGCGAATGCGCCACTGGGTCGCGCCGTCATCGGCGGCCTGCTCGTTGCCACCCTCTTCACCCTACTGTTCGTGCCCTGCATCTACGCGATGATCTATAGCCGGCGCATGCCCCGGCAAGAGGAGCACACTGCATGA